DNA sequence from the Penicillium psychrofluorescens genome assembly, chromosome: 3 genome:
CCCAAAATCCTTAGTCGTGCTCCATACCACATGCACGAGATTCGGATCAATACTCCCACTGCCACTcccaccatcaccatcaccaccttTTACCAGCTCAAGAGCAGACACGAATGCATCCGCCTCATCAAAAACAGTATTCGCAAACACTTCATCAGAGACATAATGCAATCCGTACTTCTGACAAAACTCCAGCATCCCTTGCAGCACATCGCGCGGCCAGCATCTCATAAACGGGTTGTTCGGATTCGATGTGAGTAGCGCCTTGATGCGGCTGGGGTCTGGGGCGGAGGTGTATGCTTCTTCGAGAGCGGGGATTATGGCTTTCGATAAGCTGGCTGTGGgccatgttgatgatggggaggggGAGTCTATGTAGGCGGGTATGAGGGCTACGTTGGCGTGGATGCTGGCCCAGGGTTGGTAGCCCCCTGCTTGGTTGTTAGATAGTTCTTTTTTGGATTGGATTAGAAATATATAGTTGCATTGTAGGTATGGTAGGTTTGATGGTTCTGTTATGAGAAATGGAGGGAGACGTACACCaagctggagcaggacaGAGAACACTATCTCCCGCATCACAGATCGTGAAGAGAAGGGCATCCAACGCCGGCCCCGATCCAGCAGTAGGCACAATGTTCTCTAGAGTAACTGGGATAGTAGGATGGAAGTACGTAGCGACATACTTCGCGAGCGCCTCTCGCAATACGGGATCAGTGCTGAATCCATTGGGGTTCGCAAAGGTCTGGTGTTCGACAGAACATGAGCAATGTGAGCTGACTGGAGAGAAACGGAACAGGCAGGGTTGTGTGTTTACCGGTGCTGTGATGCTCTTCTGCATCGCCTCTTGACATATCCCCACCATCTCGGTCTTCATGAGTGTGTtctcaccatcgccgagATTGATGTATCCTTCGGTGGGCTGGCCTTTGTCTTTTCTGGATGCCACCGCAGAGGCCATAGGGGCGAATGCTTGCACTATTTTGCCCATTCGCGTGGAGACTGTGCCGGGGTTTGCCATGATGTTATATTTACGTGGTATCCTAGTTGATCACAGTGAAAGGAGACGAGATCTTACAAGATAAACGGAGAAGACGGGTGGTCTTATAAGCATCTCCTTTTGGCCCCCAAAGTATGTGCCCTAAAGTATGTGGGTGAGGGGTGTCTGAGGATATATATCTGCCTGGGGATGTACGTGAGATATGGAGTATAGGTATTATATTCGTAGGCATCTAGGTCATTCGTATAACTACTTCCGCACGCGCCGAACGTGACTGACAAGGTTCTCAATGACGCCCTCAAAGGCCTCCTTTTCACCAACCAGGCCATCCCTGCGCTTCAGCCAGAACTCAAGCACAGCGCTGGCCCGCTGCGtgagctgctccagctcgctgaTATGCAGCTTCAGCTCTGGATCAGTCAGACCGCCCAGCGCAGCATCGGTAGTAGCGCACAAGCGGCCCACAGCCGACAGATCCAAATCTGGCGGGGGAGTAGGTGCACGGCGGCGGGATTGTTTCTGCCGagcaccggcaccggctTGTCCCGTGGACGTCCTCGGGCTGTCGGTGTCGGTTGGGGAcgtctctccttctttgcgAGCGCGGCTGCGGGATCGCCCCTCTAGATCAATGGATGGGAGAACGAGCTTTTTCTGTTTGGAAGCGGGGAGGATCTCGTCTAGGTCGACGGGAACGCCTAGTGAGACTAAGAAGAGTCGGCGGATGCGGGATTTGACCCAGTTCTGTGGCTGGAGAGGCGGGGGCGCGACGAGTTGCGACCATAGTGAGAGGGACCGTTCGGTGCTgaagatggcggcggagtcgGAGATTGATTCAACTGGTGGCAAAGAGCTGAGGTCTTGGGAGGCGGGGAAGAGGCTGTCGAGAGTGCTGGTCAGAGAATCGAGGAGTTCGGAGGTGGACTTGAAGTCGGTGAGCTCGGTGAGAGGAGGCTGATATGGTCGAAAAAGCAGGGTTAGCAATTGTGCCAGAGTTGACTTTTAAGTATGGCTGCCACTTACGACTGAAGGGGGCGTGCGAGGTGCTTGGGGGGTTATGTTGCCCTCCGCCACGCTGGGCTCTTGGAAACCGTCGTCAAAGTCCCcaaaatcatcatctcccatGTCATCCTGCTCCTCTACGAAGTCATCAAAATCATCGGCGGCTCCATCGTCTCCAACCGCGTTGCCCCTCACGGAAGACTTGCGTCGTCCGCGACTCGGCAGTGTGGTACCAGTTGATAGGGGTGCTGAATCTGATTTGGTTGATTGAGTCAATCGCCGCCGCTCTGCGATTTGGCGTGGTCGTCACCGGTGGCTGTGGGCTTACCTAGGACGTCCGGGACTGTTTCTACCGTATCCGGCTGTGCATCGCTGGGGGCTCTTTGGTGGTGAGCCTGCGGTTGTGATGgggcctcttcctcggtggGCATAGTGTCCACTCGTGACAAATGTGTTTCGGGAATCGGAGGACTTGCGGTATCATCATGACTTGGCGATGTTGGGGATTGATGGCTGCCAGGTTCGGAGGTCGTTGTCACAAGATCTGGCACAGCATCCGCGCGACGCTTCACATATCCCTCAGTGCCGGGTACTTCCCCGTAGCTTGGCTCGTCTGGGTCAACCTTTTCGACCATGGTTTGCGGAATAGGCGAATCCCCCGCGGTCAAGGGCCTGTCGTGCGACCCCGCCGGTGATCGATTTCGGCTGGATAAGCCTTCCGGAACGACTTCAAGCTCGTCCGGAACTGCATCCTGTCCCCGTTTCTCGTATGCCTCCGTTCCCGGGACTTCGCCGTGTTGGGCACCGTCGTCGACCCGTTCTACTCGAGTTCGCGGGACAGGGGAAGCGAGGGTGGATTGTGGGCGTGATTTAGTGACGTTGCCTTCGCTGGCATCTGAGAAGTGGTCCTCGTCGCTGCTCGAGTCTTGTCCTAGATAAGTCAattctttgtttctgccATTTCAAAAAAAACCCAACAGCGGGGGCGCAGTACCATTGTTGTCCTCCGCCCCGGGGTCCTCCATCCCAGTGCCTTTGCGAGGGGTTTCCAGATGCGCGGGCGAAGGGGATGGCCCGTCCGACATGGTGGCGAGTTCAGACTGGAATCATGAAGTCGGGGAGGGTATAGAGGTATAACGCAAAAAAAACCGGATGGCAGGTAGTGTGTAGCGTGAAGTAAGTTAGTGAGGAAGGTCGACGAGAGCCCAGAACCGGGTGTTTAGGTTCGTGGATGCCTGATGGGTCGGGCCTGACACTGGCGGCCTGAACCATGTATGATTAGCTAATAGATTCTGGGGGCACGGAGTAGGTACGCTGACTTCCCTATTGAATTAGTAGTCTATACACATCGCTAAAATGAAGTAAGGTATCTCATGTCTCATGTAGATCTAACAGATCGTCGCTTAGTTATGGAAATGGTCTATAATCATCGACTCATAGAAGCATCCAGCAAGTCATCCATGGCGGATGATGCCTTTTGCTTGTCCTCATCATCGTTCTCGTCGCCTTGCGCCTTCTGGACCTCCTGTGCATCTTCCTCGTACCCTTCTGTCTTCATATCCTTCCACCCAaggtcatcctcctcctccttggtgcGAGTATACTCCTCAACCGCGAGCTGCGGATCGGGCGCGGGTGCGCAGAGGTCCTGCACGTAGCTATTTGCCAGCGGATCCACTAGGGTGATCACAAACTTGTGTTCACCTTTGATAGCCTTCTCGAGCCGCGCAAAGAAGCGATCCCATTTCTCTTTTTCGGACGCGGGCATGCTATCGCCACCACGATGAGTAGTATCCTCAATATCAAAGATTGTAGAGGACAGTTGATCACGGATTTCAGATAGAATACCTTCCATGGTGGTAAATCGCGAGCCCAGTGTGCCACATTGCACTACAATGACGAGGAATAATTTAGTTAATGCGAAAAAAGTAATTGAGAAGAAAAGGGCAGTCATACCTTCGAGGTCGAGCTCCTCACAGTACATGGAGCAGGTGTCAGACTTGAGGACGTCCC
Encoded proteins:
- a CDS encoding uncharacterized protein (ID:PFLUO_004392-T1.cds;~source:funannotate) — translated: MSDGPSPSPAHLETPRKGTGMEDPGAEDNNGQDSSSDEDHFSDASEGNVTKSRPQSTLASPVPRTRVERVDDGAQHGEVPGTEAYEKRGQDAVPDELEVVPEGLSSRNRSPAGSHDRPLTAGDSPIPQTMVEKVDPDEPSYGEVPGTEGYVKRRADAVPDLVTTTSEPGSHQSPTSPSHDDTASPPIPETHLSRVDTMPTEEEAPSQPQAHHQRAPSDAQPDTVETVPDVLDSAPLSTGTTLPSRGRRKSSVRGNAVGDDGAADDFDDFVEEQDDMGDDDFGDFDDGFQEPSVAEGNITPQAPRTPPSVPPLTELTDFKSTSELLDSLTSTLDSLFPASQDLSSLPPVESISDSAAIFSTERSLSLWSQLVAPPPLQPQNWVKSRIRRLFLVSLGVPVDLDEILPASKQKKLVLPSIDLEGRSRSRARKEGETSPTDTDSPRTSTGQAGAGARQKQSRRRAPTPPPDLDLSAVGRLCATTDAALGGLTDPELKLHISELEQLTQRASAVLEFWLKRRDGLVGEKEAFEGVIENLVSHVRRVRK